In Paenibacillus sp. JQZ6Y-1, a genomic segment contains:
- a CDS encoding aminopeptidase, which translates to MNEQRIEISKNVLTDCLGLQAGETLAVVTDDSRKELAESLYEAGKRLGAESMLLLMQERSKSGEEPPAAIATAMMNASVVVCVTRYSLTHTSARKQAAAAGARLATMPGITEDMFTHGAITAEYDKVKELTETVTALLTEASTVRIEKDGRSLSFSIESREGVPSTGLYLNPGESGNLPSGEAYIAPLEGTASGELIADGSVAGLGALSSPLLLTVQDGRLVAAEGDKGDELLHMLGDDQGRMLGEFGIGTNDKARITGIVLEDEKVYGTIHVAFGSNNTFGGTVAAGVHIDIVVKQPDVYLDDRLIMRAGELVD; encoded by the coding sequence ATGAACGAACAACGTATCGAAATTAGTAAAAATGTACTCACCGATTGTCTCGGTTTACAAGCTGGAGAAACACTTGCTGTAGTCACCGATGACAGCCGCAAAGAATTAGCTGAATCATTGTATGAAGCAGGTAAACGTCTTGGTGCGGAAAGTATGCTGCTGCTTATGCAAGAACGCAGCAAGTCCGGTGAAGAACCCCCTGCTGCTATCGCTACCGCCATGATGAATGCATCGGTCGTCGTGTGCGTCACTCGCTATTCCCTTACGCACACGTCCGCTCGTAAGCAGGCAGCGGCTGCTGGTGCACGTCTGGCAACCATGCCGGGTATTACCGAAGATATGTTTACCCACGGTGCGATTACAGCCGAATATGATAAAGTCAAAGAACTGACTGAAACAGTCACTGCTCTGCTGACTGAAGCATCTACCGTTCGGATTGAAAAGGATGGACGTAGTTTAAGCTTTTCCATTGAGAGCCGTGAAGGCGTTCCAAGCACGGGGCTGTATTTGAACCCGGGCGAATCGGGCAATTTGCCTTCTGGCGAAGCCTATATTGCTCCATTAGAAGGAACAGCTTCCGGTGAATTAATTGCCGATGGCTCGGTTGCCGGATTGGGTGCTTTGAGTAGCCCGTTATTGTTGACCGTGCAGGATGGACGTCTGGTTGCCGCTGAGGGTGATAAAGGCGACGAACTGCTGCATATGCTTGGCGATGATCAGGGACGCATGCTGGGCGAGTTTGGCATTGGCACCAATGACAAAGCACGCATCACGGGTATCGTGCTGGAAGACGAAAAAGTATATGGTACCATTCATGTCGCTTTTGGTAGCAATAATACATTTGGCGGTACAGTGGCAGCTGGGGTACATATCGACATTGTGGTGAAGCAGCCGGATGTGTATTTGGACGATCGTTTGATTATGCGTGCAGGTGAACTGGTCGATTAA
- a CDS encoding PucR family transcriptional regulator produces the protein MKTTGITVRELLHIPPLQGARLISGEQGLDRAVQSIDIIEVPDLTDWVKEGGLLMTTAYSIRQEPSRLVEMIQVLARGQAAGLAIKSESFIQAIPQEALQISEQYGLPLIELPSDIPYTDITQAVMEQVLDQQASMLRRSEEVYRKLTMMVLENIGIQAVNDHVSDLLKAPVAVVDNAGMTIVASPAGWNYHQAEHPLSWNIHVDRRTVARLIVDKERLDAMEEIGVEQARLVLALELMRNKIIEDTENRLRNNFIDELMTPPVPPRHEVEQRGRQLGMNPSQLWEVVVIEGQIAPEEEWIDELLEPEATTYGVRPHVEFRSNRAILFLPTPAADGESGMNRQELIPWTNIVGGWLNDRQGKLTGYRAGIGRPTWLWDMHESYSEARHALTISRRLSGGGPMTAYKDVEIYHLLRGTVDERGFGELFDRKLGKLKQYDEEHNSDLLRTLFFYLETRGSLLDTARQLFIHRNSVKYRLERIRDITGFDLNDPHEQFVSHMCLIYYYLIERPD, from the coding sequence ATGAAGACAACAGGTATAACCGTACGAGAACTACTGCATATACCGCCGCTGCAAGGTGCAAGACTGATCAGCGGAGAACAAGGGCTGGATCGTGCCGTGCAATCTATCGACATTATCGAGGTGCCCGATCTGACGGACTGGGTGAAGGAAGGCGGATTGTTGATGACGACTGCCTATTCCATCCGCCAAGAGCCTTCTCGGCTGGTAGAGATGATACAAGTGCTCGCCCGCGGGCAAGCGGCAGGATTGGCGATCAAATCGGAATCCTTTATACAGGCGATTCCGCAGGAAGCTCTACAGATCAGCGAGCAGTATGGATTGCCGCTGATCGAGCTGCCATCGGATATTCCGTATACCGATATTACGCAGGCAGTGATGGAGCAGGTGTTGGATCAGCAGGCATCGATGCTGCGCCGTTCGGAGGAAGTGTATCGCAAGCTGACGATGATGGTGCTGGAAAACATCGGCATTCAGGCAGTCAACGATCATGTATCCGATCTGCTCAAGGCGCCGGTCGCTGTCGTCGACAATGCCGGAATGACCATCGTCGCGTCACCAGCAGGCTGGAATTATCATCAAGCAGAGCATCCACTTAGCTGGAATATTCATGTAGATCGACGCACGGTTGCTCGGCTGATCGTGGATAAGGAACGTCTGGATGCGATGGAGGAGATTGGCGTTGAGCAGGCACGGCTTGTGCTGGCGCTGGAGCTGATGCGTAACAAGATTATCGAGGATACGGAAAATCGGCTGCGTAATAACTTTATCGACGAGCTGATGACGCCACCTGTACCGCCGCGACATGAGGTAGAGCAGCGCGGTCGCCAGCTGGGCATGAATCCGTCGCAGCTATGGGAAGTAGTCGTGATCGAAGGACAGATTGCACCAGAGGAAGAGTGGATTGACGAGCTATTAGAACCGGAAGCGACAACATATGGCGTACGTCCGCATGTCGAGTTTCGTAGCAACCGAGCCATTTTATTCCTACCGACACCGGCTGCGGATGGAGAGAGCGGTATGAACCGACAGGAGCTTATTCCGTGGACGAATATTGTCGGCGGCTGGCTGAATGACCGTCAGGGTAAGCTTACTGGCTATCGTGCTGGTATCGGTCGTCCTACATGGCTGTGGGATATGCACGAGAGCTATAGCGAAGCGCGTCATGCACTGACCATTTCCAGACGGCTCAGCGGCGGCGGACCGATGACTGCGTACAAGGATGTGGAGATTTATCACCTGCTGCGTGGAACGGTGGACGAGCGTGGTTTTGGCGAGCTGTTTGATCGCAAGCTGGGCAAGCTCAAGCAGTACGACGAGGAGCACAATAGCGATCTGCTGCGCACGCTGTTCTTTTATTTGGAAACGAGGGGCAGTCTGCTGGATACAGCACGTCAGCTGTTTATCCACCGCAACTCCGTCAAATACCGACTGGAACGCATCCGCGATATTACCGGCTTTGATCTGAACGATCCACATGAGCAGTTTGTGAGCCATATGTGCTTGATTTATTATTATTTGATCGAGCGCCCAGACTGA
- a CDS encoding TIGR00730 family Rossman fold protein yields the protein MRSICVFAGSGTGVHPEYMQAAAELGTTIAGMGYHLIYGGSRLGLMGAAAEAALSSGGKVTGIMPGGLLHGERVHKELSEMISVDSMHERKAMMQQMGDGFIALPGGLGTFEELFEVLCWSQIGIHNKPLGLYNIRGYYEPLLRMLRHGIQEGFVAESCMNRLFVSTDPAELVQAVSHELPVTSDLRWLSSAYRKDLPE from the coding sequence ATGAGATCAATTTGCGTATTTGCCGGTTCGGGTACGGGTGTACATCCAGAGTACATGCAAGCAGCAGCAGAGTTGGGAACGACCATCGCCGGGATGGGGTATCATCTGATCTACGGTGGGTCACGGCTTGGCCTGATGGGAGCAGCGGCAGAAGCTGCACTATCTTCTGGTGGCAAGGTAACCGGTATTATGCCGGGTGGCTTGCTGCATGGCGAGCGTGTACACAAGGAATTGAGCGAAATGATCTCCGTGGACAGCATGCATGAACGCAAAGCGATGATGCAGCAAATGGGTGACGGCTTTATCGCGCTGCCCGGTGGACTCGGTACATTTGAAGAGCTGTTCGAGGTATTGTGCTGGTCACAGATCGGCATCCATAACAAGCCGCTCGGACTGTATAATATTCGCGGCTATTATGAGCCACTGCTCCGTATGCTGCGCCACGGCATTCAGGAAGGCTTTGTCGCTGAGTCGTGTATGAATCGTCTATTCGTCTCGACCGATCCAGCAGAGCTAGTTCAAGCGGTCAGCCATGAATTGCCGGTCACATCCGACCTGCGCTGGCTCTCGTCTGCTTACCGCAAAGATTTGCCGGAGTGA
- a CDS encoding 3-ketoacyl-ACP reductase, translating into MELKHKTAIITGAGKGIGKATAELLASEGVHLGLLARTSGDLEQLQSELSAQYGVKVFTATADVANATDVRAAVSSLAQSLGHVDILINNAGTASFGKLAEMDPEQWEQIIRVNLMGAYYVTHELLPAMIAQGSGDIINIASTAGERGFATGSAYCASKFALIGMTEALMQEVRKSNIRVTALTPSTVNTPLAVNAGLPIGDEDRMMQPEDVAQLILAGLKLPSRVVLKTAGIWTNNPQ; encoded by the coding sequence ATGGAACTGAAACATAAAACAGCGATTATCACAGGCGCAGGCAAAGGTATCGGCAAAGCAACCGCTGAGCTGCTCGCATCCGAAGGCGTTCATCTCGGTCTACTGGCACGCACCAGCGGCGATCTGGAGCAGCTGCAATCCGAACTGAGCGCTCAATACGGCGTGAAGGTATTTACAGCTACTGCCGATGTTGCCAATGCCACAGACGTACGTGCAGCGGTCTCTTCGCTGGCACAATCTCTTGGTCACGTGGATATTCTGATCAACAACGCAGGGACAGCTTCCTTTGGCAAACTAGCGGAAATGGACCCAGAGCAATGGGAGCAAATTATCCGTGTCAATCTGATGGGCGCGTATTATGTTACCCATGAACTGTTGCCAGCGATGATCGCACAGGGCAGCGGCGATATTATCAATATCGCATCCACAGCAGGCGAACGTGGCTTTGCTACAGGTTCCGCTTATTGCGCTTCCAAATTCGCGCTGATCGGCATGACCGAAGCGCTGATGCAGGAAGTGCGCAAATCCAACATCCGCGTTACCGCGCTAACACCAAGTACGGTTAATACGCCACTGGCAGTGAATGCTGGATTGCCGATTGGCGACGAGGATCGGATGATGCAGCCAGAGGATGTGGCACAGCTCATTCTGGCAGGTCTCAAATTGCCATCCCGCGTCGTACTGAAAACCGCAGGCATCTGGACAAACAATCCGCAATAA
- a CDS encoding NUDIX hydrolase, whose amino-acid sequence MANYIGWIRSKTGTAKIFSNFAGAIIVNEQGEILLQHRRDNDQWGFPGGAMELGESAEQTAIREVLEETGYQVEVDYLQGVYTLYDYTYPNGDEAQTMLVAFVCRIVGGEPLSENEETRALRFVTPTEAPPLFNAQNVDMLSDFIAGRRGVYR is encoded by the coding sequence ATGGCAAACTATATCGGCTGGATTCGCTCCAAAACCGGAACCGCCAAAATCTTTTCCAACTTCGCTGGAGCAATTATCGTCAACGAGCAAGGTGAGATTCTGCTACAGCATCGTCGGGACAACGATCAGTGGGGTTTTCCGGGCGGCGCGATGGAGCTGGGAGAATCAGCAGAGCAGACGGCGATTCGTGAAGTGCTGGAAGAGACGGGTTATCAGGTGGAGGTAGACTATTTGCAAGGTGTGTACACGCTATACGATTATACCTATCCGAACGGAGATGAAGCGCAGACGATGCTGGTTGCTTTTGTATGCCGGATTGTCGGCGGAGAGCCGTTGAGTGAAAATGAAGAGACGCGCGCGTTGCGCTTTGTTACACCGACGGAAGCGCCACCGCTGTTTAACGCGCAAAATGTGGATATGCTATCCGACTTTATCGCTGGTCGGCGCGGTGTGTATCGCTAA
- a CDS encoding homocysteine synthase — MTEPNPYLLETLAIHAGQEIDPTTFSRAVPLYQTSSYGFRDSEHAANLFALKEFGNIYTRLMNPTTDVFEKRLAALEGGVGALATASGQAAITFSILNIAAAGDHIVSAASLYGGTYNLFAHTLPKLGITVSFVDSDTPDNFRAAITENTKALYAETVGNPGGNVLDIEAVAAIAHEHGIPLIVDNTFPSPYLLRPIEHGADIVVHSATKFIGGHGTSIGGVIVDGGKFDWAAHGKFPGLTEPDPSYHGLVYSDALGPLAYIIKARVQLMRDLGAPISPFNAWLLLQGLETLHLRMERHSENALQVAQYLEQHPDVEWVSYPGLNSHPSYELAQKYLPLGKGAILTFGIRGGAAAGQKLIGNVKLFSHLANVGDSKSLIIHPASTTHQQLNEEQQLSAGVNPELIRLSVGTENIRDLINDLEQAIVISQQG, encoded by the coding sequence ATGACTGAACCGAATCCGTATTTATTGGAAACTCTCGCTATTCACGCTGGACAGGAAATCGACCCAACGACGTTTTCACGTGCTGTACCGTTGTACCAAACATCGTCGTATGGCTTCCGCGACAGTGAGCATGCTGCTAATTTGTTTGCACTAAAAGAATTCGGCAATATTTATACCCGATTGATGAATCCGACCACTGATGTGTTTGAAAAAAGGCTGGCTGCATTGGAAGGTGGCGTGGGTGCGCTCGCGACAGCATCCGGTCAGGCAGCGATCACCTTCTCCATTCTCAATATTGCGGCGGCAGGCGATCATATCGTGTCCGCAGCGAGTTTGTATGGGGGTACATATAATTTATTTGCACATACGTTGCCCAAGCTGGGCATTACCGTATCCTTTGTCGATTCGGATACACCGGATAATTTCCGAGCAGCGATCACAGAAAACACAAAAGCACTATATGCGGAAACAGTCGGCAATCCGGGCGGGAATGTACTGGATATTGAAGCAGTCGCCGCCATTGCACATGAGCATGGCATTCCGCTGATTGTGGATAATACCTTCCCAAGCCCGTATTTGCTGCGTCCGATTGAGCATGGCGCAGATATTGTGGTGCATTCGGCAACCAAATTTATCGGCGGACACGGCACTTCGATTGGCGGTGTCATTGTGGACGGTGGCAAGTTCGATTGGGCGGCACATGGTAAGTTTCCGGGGCTGACCGAGCCTGATCCAAGCTATCATGGTTTGGTGTACAGCGATGCGCTCGGTCCACTGGCGTATATTATCAAGGCACGTGTGCAGCTGATGCGCGATCTGGGTGCGCCGATCTCGCCATTTAACGCGTGGCTGTTGTTGCAGGGATTGGAAACGCTACATCTACGGATGGAACGACATAGTGAGAATGCGCTACAGGTGGCGCAGTATTTGGAGCAGCATCCTGATGTAGAGTGGGTCAGCTATCCGGGGCTGAACAGCCACCCGTCGTATGAACTAGCGCAGAAGTATTTGCCGCTGGGGAAAGGTGCGATTCTGACCTTTGGTATTCGCGGTGGTGCGGCAGCGGGTCAGAAGCTAATCGGCAATGTGAAGCTCTTTTCCCATCTGGCGAATGTGGGCGATTCCAAGTCGCTGATCATCCATCCTGCCAGCACGACGCATCAACAGTTGAATGAGGAGCAGCAGTTGTCTGCGGGCGTGAATCCAGAGCTGATCCGGCTGTCAGTCGGCACGGAAAACATTCGCGATCTGATCAACGATCTGGAACAGGCGATTGTGATTAGTCAGCAGGGATAG
- a CDS encoding YrhK family protein → MNNQQDKAQSPQPLKRNRIRIRRPDSYKLTVEFKDRRLVTQNCYELISLLNDIITTVCFLIGSYFFFTSDTKTGTIMFIIGNANTLFRAILAMIRKFHIEWITQEEDDGKKTSEMKVTEEKGC, encoded by the coding sequence ATGAACAATCAACAAGACAAAGCCCAGTCGCCGCAGCCGTTAAAACGAAACCGTATTCGTATCCGCCGCCCCGACTCGTACAAGCTAACCGTTGAATTCAAGGATCGGCGGCTGGTGACGCAAAATTGCTATGAACTAATCAGCCTACTGAATGACATCATCACGACCGTCTGCTTCCTGATCGGTAGTTATTTCTTTTTTACGAGCGATACAAAGACCGGTACGATCATGTTCATAATCGGTAACGCCAATACGCTATTCCGTGCCATACTCGCCATGATCCGCAAATTTCATATCGAGTGGATCACGCAGGAAGAGGATGACGGCAAGAAAACAAGTGAGATGAAAGTGACCGAAGAGAAGGGCTGCTAA
- a CDS encoding FAD-dependent oxidoreductase: MKDDTNQDITRKAAEIELPEAPYSFWRATTEFPTFAPLTEELDVDIAVVGAGITGVTAAYLLAKEGKQVALFEGGKVLNGTTGYTTAKVTSQHGLIYDHIRNHFSDEEAILYYEAAEEAKRFMQQIVQDNGVDCDWQEETAYVYVESGSSELKHLKKEMDAYRELGIPGEWVESLPIPLRVEGAIALPGQARFHPLQYLKFLLLEFLRLGGTIYEHTMIEEVENGDRPRLLVQDKDFGITCNTVVSGSHYPVTDQNGFYFARLQPERSYTLAIRAETPFESGMYISADDPKHSLRSATFDDQQYVIVGGKGHRTGQEEDTIAHYADLEVFAGKLLGIKEVPYRWSSQDLYSLDKLPCIGYLTSDTPNIYVGTAYAKWGMTSGTLAAMMITDMIMGRDNRYTELFSPSRKTPVLKRVQNAISHNLTVAKELVTGKVDFNLRKADELQPDEGAVIWQRGKRTGAYRDPEGQLHLVDTTCTHMGCEVQWNDAERSWDCPCHGGRFDYKGEVLEGPPTEALKKL, encoded by the coding sequence ATGAAGGACGATACGAACCAAGACATTACTCGCAAAGCCGCAGAAATCGAGTTACCGGAAGCCCCCTACTCCTTTTGGCGAGCAACGACGGAATTTCCGACATTCGCTCCCTTAACGGAAGAACTGGATGTGGACATTGCCGTTGTCGGCGCAGGCATTACCGGAGTGACCGCTGCTTATTTGTTAGCAAAAGAAGGAAAGCAGGTCGCGCTGTTTGAGGGCGGCAAGGTGCTGAATGGCACTACCGGCTACACGACTGCCAAAGTCACCTCCCAGCATGGCTTGATCTATGATCATATTCGCAATCACTTTAGCGATGAAGAAGCTATTCTGTATTACGAAGCCGCCGAGGAAGCCAAACGCTTCATGCAGCAAATCGTACAGGACAACGGGGTAGATTGTGATTGGCAGGAAGAAACGGCGTATGTATATGTGGAATCTGGCAGCTCGGAGCTAAAACATCTAAAAAAGGAAATGGATGCGTATCGTGAGCTGGGTATTCCCGGCGAATGGGTAGAATCCTTGCCGATTCCGCTGCGTGTGGAAGGTGCGATTGCGTTGCCGGGACAGGCACGCTTTCATCCGCTGCAATATTTGAAGTTTCTGCTGCTGGAATTTTTACGATTGGGCGGAACGATCTACGAGCATACGATGATTGAAGAAGTAGAAAATGGCGACCGTCCGCGGTTGTTGGTACAGGATAAGGATTTTGGCATTACTTGCAATACAGTGGTGTCCGGTTCGCATTATCCAGTGACCGATCAGAATGGGTTTTATTTTGCCCGCTTGCAGCCGGAGCGTTCGTATACGCTGGCGATTCGTGCGGAGACGCCATTTGAGAGTGGCATGTATATTAGTGCGGACGATCCGAAGCATTCGCTACGTTCCGCTACCTTTGATGACCAGCAGTATGTGATTGTTGGCGGCAAAGGTCATCGTACGGGGCAGGAAGAGGATACGATTGCGCATTATGCCGATCTGGAAGTATTCGCAGGCAAGCTGCTGGGCATCAAGGAAGTGCCGTATCGCTGGTCGTCTCAGGATCTATATTCGCTCGATAAGCTGCCTTGTATCGGCTATCTGACGAGCGATACGCCCAACATCTATGTGGGTACTGCTTATGCCAAATGGGGCATGACATCCGGTACACTGGCAGCGATGATGATTACTGATATGATCATGGGTCGAGATAATCGCTATACCGAGCTATTTTCCCCATCTCGCAAAACGCCAGTGCTGAAGCGCGTACAAAATGCGATTAGTCATAATTTGACGGTAGCCAAAGAGCTGGTGACTGGCAAAGTAGACTTTAATCTGCGCAAAGCAGATGAACTACAGCCGGACGAAGGTGCGGTTATCTGGCAGCGAGGCAAGCGCACCGGGGCATATCGCGATCCAGAGGGGCAGCTGCATCTGGTGGATACGACGTGTACGCATATGGGCTGTGAGGTGCAATGGAACGATGCAGAGCGCTCATGGGATTGTCCATGTCATGGTGGACGGTTTGATTATAAAGGGGAAGTATTGGAAGGTCCGCCGACGGAGGCGTTGAAGAAGCTGTAA
- a CDS encoding pyridoxamine 5'-phosphate oxidase family protein: MSKQDEYMYKNAQENTAQRNEQSIESNLSHANPPHTNDTEQPIVLSPALLELWDGQQLEDKQHLAMLLLTVGENGFPYQAMVSVGEVLAMDEQHVRIALWTGTNTTGNLQRDGKALLSFVYQEVGWTLRLRMKELPALENSMYPRARFEGTVEHIKQDIAPYADLLTGVTFRLHEPEQGLERWKTTLDELKL, translated from the coding sequence ATGAGCAAGCAAGATGAATATATGTACAAGAATGCGCAAGAAAATACAGCACAACGCAACGAGCAATCTATCGAAAGCAATCTATCTCATGCCAATCCCCCGCATACGAATGATACCGAACAGCCAATCGTGCTCTCCCCTGCTCTGCTAGAGCTATGGGATGGACAGCAATTGGAGGACAAGCAGCATCTGGCTATGCTCTTACTAACGGTTGGTGAGAATGGCTTCCCGTATCAGGCGATGGTAAGTGTGGGTGAAGTGCTGGCAATGGATGAGCAGCATGTGCGGATTGCGCTGTGGACAGGGACGAATACAACGGGCAATTTGCAGCGGGATGGTAAGGCGCTGCTGTCTTTTGTATATCAAGAAGTAGGCTGGACACTGCGGTTGCGGATGAAGGAGTTGCCCGCACTGGAGAATTCTATGTATCCGCGGGCGCGGTTTGAAGGTACGGTAGAGCATATCAAGCAGGATATTGCGCCATATGCCGATCTGCTGACCGGCGTGACCTTCCGGCTTCACGAGCCGGAGCAAGGATTGGAGCGCTGGAAGACGACGCTGGATGAATTAAAACTGTGA
- a CDS encoding VanZ family protein → MLIFNTTIWLIGIVLVLAFLLILRRLYHKSLPELLVAGLFGIYLLNVIKYTFFPFPVDPQLLELMRITGGDKGMVRLNLIPFHSQFYDSILVDKSNYLNVLMTIPYGLILPLLISMTTRRMLLFAVSIGLLIETLQGIIDLLLGFTYRTVDVNDIMFNFTGAMLGWAILRLLLRSAAVQKQLAKWFPSVVKKI, encoded by the coding sequence ATGCTAATATTCAATACGACCATCTGGCTGATCGGTATTGTGCTCGTGCTGGCGTTCTTGCTGATCCTGCGCCGATTGTATCATAAATCGCTGCCAGAGCTTCTTGTGGCAGGGCTATTTGGTATCTATTTGCTGAATGTGATCAAATATACCTTTTTCCCATTTCCCGTTGATCCGCAATTATTAGAGCTCATGCGTATCACTGGTGGCGATAAAGGCATGGTACGGCTGAATCTGATCCCATTTCATTCCCAATTTTACGATTCGATTCTGGTCGATAAATCGAACTATCTGAATGTGCTTATGACCATTCCATATGGTCTGATCCTGCCGCTGCTTATCTCTATGACTACGCGCCGTATGCTGCTGTTTGCGGTCAGCATTGGACTGCTAATCGAGACGCTGCAAGGCATCATCGATCTGCTGCTTGGCTTCACGTATCGGACGGTCGATGTGAACGATATTATGTTTAATTTTACAGGCGCTATGCTAGGCTGGGCAATCCTGCGACTACTGCTACGAAGCGCGGCTGTACAAAAACAGCTTGCCAAATGGTTTCCGTCTGTGGTAAAAAAGATATAA
- the abc-f gene encoding ribosomal protection-like ABC-F family protein, giving the protein MSIMIACQQVQQYYGAQQVLSSVTLEIHSGRKIGLIGLNGAGKTTLFRLLSGQERPYQGELHIQKGARVGYLAQVPDYAEGTTVMDILRESFHHLLQLQQRMEELTLRMSDADQSPEQMDKTLREYGEALDRFEDQGGYEMSARIDAIAAGLGIPQSRYDESVNRLSGGEKTRVALAALLLTNPDILLLDEPTNHLDMDAVVWLEQFISGSNATVVVISHDRYFLDKVVQEIIELEDGEATAYPMNYSAYREEKQRRLINQYENYQDQQKEIKRIKESIKRLIDWGNRSNPPNPGFHRRAASMQKALDRMEKVKRPVMERAQIDLEWKQKGRSGERVLVLDQVWKSYGDKALLQESSALLRYGEHAVIIGGNGAGKTTLLRMILGQEAPDAGTLRLGSRADTGYLAQEAAPPDAGETVLEWFKLHARMEEGAARGQLAKFLFYGPDVFKKVSGLSGGEWSRLRLAILMHQRPNLLILDEPTNHLDISSREALEEALEEFPGTILAVSHDRYFINRIAGQIWSLGEGELKVTLGNYEDYQQEIQKNS; this is encoded by the coding sequence ATGTCTATTATGATTGCCTGTCAGCAGGTTCAACAATATTACGGCGCTCAGCAGGTGCTGTCCAGCGTCACCCTTGAAATTCACAGCGGTCGCAAGATTGGTCTCATTGGTCTAAACGGAGCTGGCAAAACGACCCTGTTCCGTCTGTTATCTGGTCAGGAACGTCCGTATCAGGGCGAATTGCATATTCAAAAAGGTGCACGCGTCGGCTATCTGGCACAGGTACCAGACTATGCAGAAGGCACAACCGTCATGGATATACTGCGCGAAAGCTTCCACCATCTATTGCAATTGCAGCAGCGAATGGAGGAGTTAACGCTCCGTATGAGCGATGCAGATCAATCGCCAGAGCAGATGGATAAGACCCTGCGCGAGTACGGCGAAGCACTGGATCGTTTTGAAGATCAGGGCGGATACGAGATGTCTGCCCGCATCGATGCCATCGCTGCCGGACTCGGCATTCCACAGTCACGCTACGACGAATCCGTCAATCGTCTGTCTGGTGGGGAAAAGACCCGTGTAGCGCTGGCGGCACTGCTGCTAACCAATCCAGATATTCTGCTGCTCGACGAGCCGACCAACCATCTCGATATGGATGCCGTCGTCTGGCTGGAGCAATTTATCAGCGGCTCAAACGCGACCGTTGTCGTGATTTCCCATGACCGTTATTTCTTAGATAAAGTCGTGCAGGAGATCATCGAGCTGGAAGACGGCGAAGCTACAGCGTATCCGATGAACTACTCTGCGTATCGCGAGGAGAAACAACGCCGTCTGATCAACCAATACGAGAACTATCAGGATCAGCAAAAAGAAATCAAACGCATCAAAGAATCCATCAAGCGCCTTATCGATTGGGGCAATCGCTCCAATCCACCGAACCCCGGCTTCCACCGCCGCGCCGCTTCCATGCAAAAAGCGCTCGACCGCATGGAAAAGGTCAAGCGCCCAGTGATGGAACGCGCCCAGATTGATCTAGAATGGAAACAGAAAGGACGCTCCGGTGAGCGTGTGCTGGTGCTGGATCAGGTGTGGAAAAGCTACGGAGACAAAGCGCTGCTGCAAGAATCGTCTGCCTTGCTGCGCTATGGCGAACATGCTGTGATCATTGGCGGGAACGGAGCTGGTAAAACCACCTTGCTGCGTATGATCCTCGGTCAGGAAGCCCCAGATGCGGGTACATTACGCCTTGGCTCTCGTGCTGATACTGGTTATTTGGCACAAGAAGCCGCTCCACCGGATGCTGGCGAAACGGTACTGGAATGGTTCAAACTGCACGCGCGTATGGAAGAAGGCGCCGCCCGCGGTCAGCTTGCCAAGTTCTTATTTTATGGTCCCGATGTGTTCAAAAAAGTATCGGGTCTATCGGGAGGAGAATGGAGCCGATTGCGATTAGCGATTCTGATGCACCAACGCCCGAACCTGCTAATTTTGGATGAACCGACGAATCATCTGGATATTTCCTCAAGAGAAGCATTGGAGGAAGCACTAGAAGAATTCCCAGGAACCATTCTGGCTGTATCGCATGATCGATATTTTATCAATCGGATTGCGGGACAGATTTGGAGTTTGGGTGAAGGTGAGTTGAAAGTGACGTTGGGGAATTATGAGGATTACCAGCAAGAAATTCAGAAAAATAGTTAA